AAGTTATACGCTGTGTAAGATACACTTCCTTCGCTACCATAGTGCGAACTAAAATCGAGAACTTTGTCAGCATACTGTTCAATATATTTAACACCATCTTGGGCAGCTGACGTACTAACAGTCATAGAATTCGCGCatgccattttatgaaaataaaacgaacactTGGGTTAACACCCATCGAACGTCTTAATTGGATTAACTAATTAAGTTTCAAAAGCATTTCTCTGGAGAACCACGGGCAGACACCCGAATGCTATGAATATATTAGGTTAATATTGccattttcaattgtaaaaaagcCAACATATTAGCAATGACATGGCAAAAACCAATTAAATTTGACTCACAACACTATTTGAACCAGCCAAAGCCGTGTTTTCGTTATTCTAACTATTGTTGTTATGAAAACTAGAAAGTCGAAAGTTGTTTGTATGAGAACTTTGTGGCAGCGCGGAATTGCGGAGCGCGAATATGTAGCGTGTTAGCTGGtgttagcataattttgtcgctATTTCCCTGGGCGTGGGATGACCTTTCATGGGTTAAAATAATGCGCGTTGAACCAAGTTAGATCTGACGGTACGTTTGAAAAAGCTGTTATTTGTTTTAAAAGAATTTCAATACCTGAAAAATGTTTTAGGTGCTTTTTGATCCAAGATAAGCTCTTATTCAGGCCTCATTTGATATCCtaagaaatatttattagtgAACTTCGAAAGGTACAGTTCTTCTCTGCATGtataatttgaaatcaaaatgTCATTCAAAAGGGATACCATTGATACATCTTTGCTGAGAAATCTTAAGGTAAGAAATGCGGCTTCTCCATCGTGTATGTTAGTACGcccataaatatttctatttcttgtTCTGTTTACGTTTTACAGTTCCGCCGCGTTAGCGAAATCTTAGCGCAACAAATTCCTGAGGACGAAGCTCGCTTATTGAGCAATGGCAGGTAATGGAAATCGTGTTTTTTTTAGGTCAATTTTGTCATTAGTGATTCATTTAGTGGTGCGTTATTAATGGCCTTTTTTGCAGACTTACATGCGTTGTGTGTGTGCACCGACCTATTTTCGACAATATCAATATGTTATCGATTCACCGTAAAGGGAAGCGGCACATAGCAGGTATGGCAATCATATGAAGTTATAATAGTTTTCTGTTTACGGTATCGAATTGCAGACTCTTTCGTTGTTTCCAAGTAGAGTTGAGCAAATACTTGCTTCACAAGCGGGAACTACAGTTGAAAATGCAGAAGTCGTCACAGCTATTCGAACTGAAAGCAGCCTCTAGGAACCCAGGTGTCAGCTTGTAAGTATGGTATGATACGATAAGGTGGAAACAAAACTCTATTTTATACGTTTGCTATAATTTTATCGTCCCACTTCAGGAGCAATGTAGTTGATGGTATGAGTGATGGGAATGCTGACTCATCGTTGGACCATGGTAGTCCAAATTCTCATCCTCTACTCACAGCATCCCCGTACTCAAGCTGTGCCAAAAAGAGAAACCAGAAAATTCCTCTGGCTATGCAAAGGAGAATGGTTTTAGAGTCACCGAAGCTTCCAGGTATCAGTTCAGGTAATGAAACATCTGTAGTCCTTGGAATATATTGTGTAAAAGATTTCTGACTGAATTAATATTGTGGTGCGGTTTCATAGAATCTTTGTTTTAAATCCACCCT
This genomic interval from Ischnura elegans chromosome 5, ioIscEleg1.1, whole genome shotgun sequence contains the following:
- the LOC124158473 gene encoding sodium channel modifier 1-like isoform X1, which translates into the protein MSFKRDTIDTSLLRNLKFRRVSEILAQQIPEDEARLLSNGRLTCVVCVHRPIFDNINMLSIHRKGKRHIAELSKYLLHKRELQLKMQKSSQLFELKAASRNPGVSLSNVVDGMSDGNADSSLDHGSPNSHPLLTASPYSSCAKKRNQKIPLAMQRRMVLESPKLPGISSALVIENSEASQSPSAHSEVRRYLKGLQRKKPFSKLVERMREGCILPPHEQGLGLCVDEREPAPVKSPLTLNTSATSGDSKQVQDFSHQSAIAEHTLKLTMAGWIWDKDSEKWAKDPNVEFDSDEEEPPTMT
- the LOC124158473 gene encoding sodium channel modifier 1-like isoform X2; this encodes MSFKRDTIDTSLLRNLKFRRVSEILAQQIPEDEARLLSNGRLFRCFQVELSKYLLHKRELQLKMQKSSQLFELKAASRNPGVSLSNVVDGMSDGNADSSLDHGSPNSHPLLTASPYSSCAKKRNQKIPLAMQRRMVLESPKLPGISSALVIENSEASQSPSAHSEVRRYLKGLQRKKPFSKLVERMREGCILPPHEQGLGLCVDEREPAPVKSPLTLNTSATSGDSKQVQDFSHQSAIAEHTLKLTMAGWIWDKDSEKWAKDPNVEFDSDEEEPPTMT